GCCTCCGCCTCTTCCGCCTCGGGGGCCGAGGCGGACGCGGCGGCCTCCTCCTCGACCTGCTCGCGCAGTTGGTGGAAGGTCTTCAGGTTGATGGCGGACCCGAACTTCGACTTGAAGGACTCCAGCGCTTCCTTGCTGCTGATGTCCGGCTGCTGTCGGAAGAGGTTGAGCAGGTAGGCGTGGCGCTCCTGGGTCTGCTCCTGGGAAGTCCTCGGCATCGTCTTCAAGCTCCTCGAAGTGTTGCGAAACGGAAAGGCGGCGCACCCTAGCCGAGCACCCCGAGGGACAAAAGGTGGGCACGTGTCGCCCACCTGACGGGGGCTGCCCCGAGCTCCGGCAAGCCAGCCCGGTATCCTCGTTTTTTAGGGGTGTAGGGGCTCGGTTGCGAGAGGCGTGTGGCTCAGGCCGGCTTGCGCTTGCGGCGCAGGAAGAGCACGGCGCCCAGTGCCACCGGCAGCAGCAGTCCGCCCCCCAGGGTCGCCAGCGTGCGACGGCGCATTCCATTCCAGGGCGAGGACAGCTGCTGTTGCATGGCCCGGGCCCGCTCGAAGTCCGGCTCCGGGCACTCCTGGCCGAAGTGCATGGAGACGGCGGCGGCCCCATTCTTCACGTAGGTGCGAAAGAGGCGCTGGACGCGCTCCGGCTCGGTGTGCGCGTTGAAGCGCGCCGCGTGGCACAGGAGCACCGCGTAGGCCTGGCTGCGCGGCGGCAGCAGCCCGGCCGCCTCCTCCGCGAGGTCCGCCGCGGTGGCGCGGTAGTGGAAGCGCAGCGGGTTCGGCGGCGCGTGGGCCGTCCGCCGCTGCTGCTCGGCCTCGGTGACGAGCGTCCGCCGCGCCATGTCGTCGCGGACGGCGGCCCGGTCGGGCGGCAGCTCGTGGGGCCCTGCGTAGCTGCCCAGGTCGTAGTTGCCGTCCACCTGGGCCCAGTCCGGAGCGGCCTCGGTGCCCAGCAGCTCCATGCCCATCCTCCGGGTGAGCAGCGCCGCGTCGTACAGCGCGTGGGCCCGGTCCACCGCGTCGCGCGTCGTGCGGGCCCGCTCCAGGACCTCCACGTAGCGCCGCGCGGGCTCCTCGTACGGCGTGCCCCGGAAGTACTCCAGCGCCCGCGCGTGCTCGCCCATGCGCAGCAGCCGCCTGGCGAGCAGCTGGCGCAGGCGCCATCCCAGGCGGTTCCGCTCGCCCCGGGTGTCGTCGTCCCAGAGGTCCTCCAGCTCGGGGCCACACCGCGCCTCCAGCTCGGGAGGGAGCGCGGCGACGAGCCGCTGGAGCTCGTCCTCCGTGAGCACGCGCTCGGCCACGTAGGCGACGTCCGGCCAGGAGCAGCTTTCCAGCATCCGCTGCGCGGACTGGACGAAGTCCCCCCGCAGCAGCGAGAGCAGGGCCCGCTCCCCCTCCAGCCGCGTCCGCGGACGGCGCGGTGACCAGTAGGAGTCGCCCGTCCAGTCCTCCGTCAGGGGATGGCCCGCGGCGGCCTCGGCGAGGTGCTGCTCCGCCGACGTGAGGTCTCCCCGGCGCATGGCCAGCTTCGCCTTCACCCACGCGGCGAGCGGAGTCTGCTCCTGGCCGGCGAAGCGCTCGGCCACGTCGAACCGGCCCACGCGCCAGGCGGCCGCCGCCAGCCGGTCCGCGCCCTCCTGGTGCGGCGTGGCCGCGAGCGCGTCCAGCAGGCGCTTCAGTCCTCCCGGCGCCTCCTCCCACATCCACTCCTGACCGCGCGTCCAGGCGAAGGTCGCCATCAGGCGCCAGGCGAACGGGTCCTTCAGGGCCTCGCGCAGGCGAGCCTCGTCCCGGCTGACGGCCCGTGCCACCAGAAGGAGGGAGGTGATGGCACCGCCGCTGCCGTGCGCCGCCTGCTCCGCGTAGAGCCGCAGGGCGCCCGCGTCATCCCCCTGCTGGAGCAGCAGGCGCGCCTCCTCGCCGAGGCTCGCCACCGCCAGCCCCAGCGGGTCGTCGAAGCCCTGGCGGGCCAGCTCCCGGACCTCCGCGAAGCGGGGCCGCGCCTCGTGCTCCAGGCCCGCGCCCGAGGTGCGCGCCAGCATGAACGCGGCGAAGGTGGAGAAGCGGCGGCGCTCCTCCCCGGGCAGCTCCAGCACCGCGAGGAAGCGGGCGCGGGCCGTCTCCCAGTCTCCGGCGTGGAAGGCCTTCGCACCGGCGGAGTAGAGCGCCGTCTCCCTGGCGCCGCCGCCCGTGCGGGCATCCTCCGGCTCCTCGTAATAAGGCACCGACTGGAAGGTGTCGGCGGGCTTCGGCAGCAGCCGTGTCACCTCCAGACTGAAAGCACCGTCCGGCAGGTCCGCCAGGGTGCCGGCCCTGTCACTCAGCAGCTCGGGTGGGAAGTCGGGGCCGCAAGCGTGCGCCTGGCGCACGGGGGCATGGAGCATCAGGACGACCAGGGACACGAACAGGCTACGGCACCGCAAGAGTCACCTCCGTTCCCCGCACGAAGCCCACGACCCGGCGCTCGCCCGCGCGCAGGCGGGGAGGCGTGCGCGCCACGAGCGAGGCCCCGTGCGGGGCATAGCCGCCCACGCCATCCAGGACCTCGAGGTTTCCAGAGAGGGTGAGGCGCGCGGGCGCATCCGCGTCCACGCGGCCGGTGTTCTCGATGACGATGTCCCGCGTGCCTCCGCCCGCGTCCACCAGCCGGGGCGTGAGGCGCGGAGCCAGCGGCTCACCGCGCACCACGGCCGCCAGCGTGGGGAGGCTCCACGCGTCCACGTCCCCCCGGTGGCCGAGCCGGAACCAGAGGACACCCGTCACGCCGGGCACCGGGCGCTCGCGCAGCGTGGCGAGGAAGCCGGAGACGTCCCGGGGCTCCGCGGACAGGCGCGTCCCGTCGCGCAGCCGCGCGCGGTAGGTGGGCAGCGCGACGCGGAAGGGACGACCGGTGGCGCTGGACCAGGACTCCACGAAGCGGCGGGCCTCTTCGGGGTGGAAGAGCGAGGGCGCGCGCACCGCGTGGACCTGGACGACGACGTCATCCGGAATGGCCGCGAGCCGCTTCACGTCCGGCGAGGAGGCCCACGTGGGCAGCGCGGTGATGGAGAGCCGAAGGGCCCCGTCTCGCAGGTGCGTCCGCTCGCGCTCCAGCCAG
Above is a window of Pyxidicoccus xibeiensis DNA encoding:
- a CDS encoding DUF3142 domain-containing protein — translated: MTSSGTSRQHRPQAWACVLLLALGLACSRERPPPLTHEAYVWQRDWSPELSSALEKELPPELGALRVLARERSGPTRTPVDVAVDVDALARSGREVVAVMRVDGTAPLDGISLEEVAVHARAWKARGVRVRGVEVDHDCATPALTAYADWLERERTHLRDGALRLSITALPTWASSPDVKRLAAIPDDVVVQVHAVRAPSLFHPEEARRFVESWSSATGRPFRVALPTYRARLRDGTRLSAEPRDVSGFLATLRERPVPGVTGVLWFRLGHRGDVDAWSLPTLAAVVRGEPLAPRLTPRLVDAGGGTRDIVIENTGRVDADAPARLTLSGNLEVLDGVGGYAPHGASLVARTPPRLRAGERRVVGFVRGTEVTLAVP